From Coffea arabica cultivar ET-39 chromosome 2e, Coffea Arabica ET-39 HiFi, whole genome shotgun sequence, the proteins below share one genomic window:
- the LOC140036382 gene encoding uncharacterized protein gives MRLQQTLQEWNANIFGDVGAAVKRAEAEMMECQNTYDLQGGFLWLSMAWLAAFLNPSEPRQTIVKQLDRLLNKFLWDNWGDARMHWKSWGNLCFPVQDEVLGFRSFNDIVDAFSMKLWWKLRCNDSIWALFMSRKYIRHAHPMDSFSRVGSPTWGRLLQIRHKAEEHIFWQFGQGMVDFWRDKWVTNESLYLVCGKDNPPISLVGEFFLHDSWNRDKLTLVVPEYLVELISQLVFKPMEGDLAVWNLSSTGKFTTSSAYDFLRKRKAESMVSHIIWSPLVPKKMAFLSWRILNKCLPTDDV, from the exons ATGAGACTACAGCAGACATTGCAGGAATGGAATGCCAATATTTTTGGTGACGTGGGTGCTGCTGTGAAAAGGGCAGAAGCCGAAATGATGGAATGCCAGAACACATATGATTTACAGGGAG GTTTTCTGTGGTTATCAATGGCATGGTTGGCGGCTTTTTTAAATCCTTCAGAG CCTCGCCAGACAATTGTGAAACAGCTAGATAGGTTGCTCAATAAGTTTTTGTGGGATAACTGGGGTGACGCACGAATGCATTGGAAGTCCTGGGGTAACCTTTGCTTCCCGGTTCAAGATGAAGTCTTGGGTTTTAGATCGTTTAATGATATAGTAGATGCATTTAGTATGAAGTTATGGTGGAAATTAAGATGCAATGACTCTATTTGGGCCTTATTCATGTCTCGGAAGTATATTAGGCACGCGCATCCAATGGATAGTTTTTCAAGGGTAGGGTCTCCAACTTGGGGGCGGTTACTTCAAATTCGACATAAAGCTGAGGAGCACATCTTTTGGCAATTTGGTCAGGGAATGGTTGACTTTTGGCGGGATAAATGGGTTACTAACGAATCTTTGTATTTGGTATGTGGGAAGGATAACCCTCCCATTTCGTTGGTGGGCGAATTTTTCTTACATGATTCTTGGAACAGGGACAAATTAACCTTGGTTGTTCCTGAATACTTAGTGGAACTAATCTCTCAGTTGGTCTTCAAGCCTATGGAGGGTGATTTGGCGGTGTGGAATTTATCCTCCACGGGTAAATTTACGACTTCTTCGGCTTATGATTTCTTGAGGAAAAGGAAGGCGGAGTCCATGGTATCTCATATTATTTGGTCTCCGCTTGTTCCTAAGAAGATGGCTTTTCTCTCATGGAGGATTTTAAACAAATGCTTGCCTACTGATGATGTGTAG